The nucleotide sequence TGGTGGAGCTTGGTGGGCTGATTCCATGTCCTGAGAGAGCTGCAGCCCTGAGAATTTGGATTGGTTGTAGAGGGCCTGACTGAAAACTTGAGGCAGAGGCGAGGTTTGCGCGGAGGGGAAGCTCTGAGCCGGGGCGGCGAAGGGGACCGGGAACTGGGAAGTTGGCCTTTGGTACTGTAATGGGGAAGGAGTGTGGGTGAGGTCCAATGTCACTGTGGGGAATGGGGCTGAAGCTGAAATCGTCGCCATGTTAGATGAGCAAGGGAGTATCGTCCTGGCCAGGAAATTCGGGTTCATTAGTCCATCTGCGCTCGACATGGATCCTGAAAGTAGCATGTTTGCAGCTGCTGATGTCGTTGATGCCATGGCCATTGCAGCCGGAGGGAGTGGGTGGTTGTGGGTTCCTTCATAGGTAGTTATCAATATTGACCTGTCCTCGGCACACCTCTGAACCTGTGACGAATTTCCAGAATTGTATTAGTTTCATGTTTCAGCTACAATTTTGATTGGAAAATGATTGAAAACCATAGACCCAATTAAGAAATGGGGCTGAATCTTACTTGTTTGCGAACTGGGCAGCCAACTGCCATGGTACATCGGTAGTAGGCTCGCGGGCATGGGTTCCCCTTCGCCATTTTCTGCCCATACTTGCGCCATTGGCATCCATCAGTGATCTGCAGTTACACATATTCGATTAATCCCAATCCACACTGTGACGACTACAAATCAGAGGGGTTCTAGTTGAATTTTCAAACATTATTATTGGATTCTTACCATGGGAGCCTCTGATCGGGCACGAACCGAGACGCGGGCTTTCCTCATTGTGGCCTCTGCGGACTGATCAATAGTCTTGGGAGGACTCAATTTGGAAGCCTTGTTCTGGACCCAACCTTGTGTTTCAGATTCTGGGCTTTCTTCCCCGCCAGCTCTTTTTCCGTTTTCCTGATGATTCTGGGGTGATCCAGAGAGATCCCGGGTTCTTTCTTCTGATGAAGATTGAGATGGCTCATCCGTGTCAGCTGTGGCAGTTGGGCCTAGATCGATGAACTGCCTGGGCACCACCGCTCCCGCAACCTCATGTTTCTTCTCATCAGATTTTCCTCCGACAGACTGAACACATCGCAACAAAACAATGAGAATTATAGACAACTACAACAAGATTAATCATCGCTGCTGActaaatataaactaaaattacCCCATGTTCTTGGAGGCTTTCGGCTCCACGGTTCTGCTGGCTCTGCTGCTGCATAAGTGTGACGAGATGCATCTGAAGAGTGCTGTAGTTGTTGGTCACCTGGTTCAGCATCCCTCGCAGCTTTTGGTTCTCTGCATTCATACGTTCAAGCTCCACTTGCAATTGCGCCACCTGAACCAGAAACCtccaaaattaacaaaaactgaataaaatcaaatcaaattcaagataATAGCTTTCTCTTCCTCTCCCCTCACCTCAATCTTGGCTCTCTTATTCTCCCTATCCGGATTCTCATCCTCCACCGTCGACTGATCACTTCCCGCGTTAGCAGTCAGAAGATTCAACCCAGTCTGTCAAAAACACGGAAGAAAGGGCAAAACCCCATATCTCAATCAACAattttgacacaaaaaaaaaaaaagagagacgATAATTCAGTTGGGATATAGGCGTTTTTAATTACATTGACATCCAAATCAGTGATCGCAGCTTCATCCACATGAGAATTCTCCTTCTTCACACTGACGTTCCTAGTCTTCTCGGCGAAGAAATCCACCTCCCGCCTCTCATCACCCACCGGCATGTCCAACATGGGGCCAGACTCCAGAATCCCACGGCTGCGCTTGTTGAGAAATGAATTGATGGCAATAGAATCAAGGGTGAGACCCCATCCTTTgtccataaaatcaaatcaagaacaaaattaacggaagaagaaaaagatgcGGAAGAGATTTTTGAGACAGATGAAATATAGAGAGacaaaaagatgatgagaaggGTGAGTTGAAGTCTGAAGTCTTTTGCCGGTGCAATGGGGACGCCTATAAAAAGGGCTTGGAACGTAGACCaagtggagagagagagagagggggatgAAGGCAGAGTAAAGAGAAGGGGATGATAAAGTTACGTAAGGAGGTGCGTCAGGGAGAGAGACAGCTGGCTTGAGTGGCCCCACATACAGGCCACTTCGTCCACATTTCGTCAAGACTCAGTTTGACTGGTTCGTTTCGTGGAAATCTCGAAATCCACCGCCTCCGACCTGTGCGGCGCGTTCCACGTGAgggaaaaattggaaaaaatggaaaaagaaagaaagaaaagtcaacGAATTTGACGGCCCGGCTCCGGCCTGCGCTGTGTATGGAGGAAAGGATTGGGCCTACTGGGCCTGGGGCCCAGTTGACTGTTTCGTGGTGGTGATGGTGGGACCGGGTCTTTTGGTTGGAGAGTAGATGTTGATCTACTTCCTTTCTTCCTCTGACCATGGATCCAATCTtttgtgcgtgtgtgtgtgtgtttttttttgttttttttttttgagtattTAAATTTGGGGCCAAGAATtcaatagaattttagaaattttaaatatgacctgtttttagttgttttagaAAAGTCTATGATTTGGTTCAAGTAAAGTATACGGCgaaatttgaaaacattggttaaaaataaaaacatatgaaATCATAACACAAGATCAAaattataagaaagaaaataaaagtataaataagaaacaaaataataagaTCTGATCTTTCTCATCATATCACATATATGATCATATATTTTTGgtataatattaaaaagatatattttaataCCTAAGTTGGACTATAGCCTTTTAATAAGATTGTGTTACCCGTtccataaaatagttttaattaaaatatattataaacttttatCCTCACTTCACATCCTTATACTAAAAAATTtacaacataaaatatttattagtaatttgcagaaaatattagtttttattaaaatataaaaaagagttatgatttttatttttaaaaaattatttgaatagtAGTAGAGGTTTCTATACTATAATAATTTAGATAATTactaattaaaaatcattatcacATTAAAAATGTCATTATAGTAGAGAAAATCAAAGGAGCGGCTGAGAATGACATCACTTGCTGCCCCATTTCAccaccaatttttatttttattttttaattttttttaaatatgtgatGTCAGcttcataaattaaatgaatctagatttaataataattacaagAAAATATGACAACTGGCCTAATACGGGAAAAAGAACAATGACGGCTaactttttccttatttttttttcctttagacAAAGAAAATTACCATATCCTGAACTTGTATAATAAGGCGTTTGATGTGACTGTTTCACACTTAGCAAGTTCATGGATTGGTCTTGGAGATCCGCCGTGGAAAGTTTAAAGAAAAGGGTGCAGGAAGGAGTTTTCTATTCAAACAAACGGGAcccaagaaaatcaaaagacaaAAGGGGGTTGGGGGGGATGGTACCGAACAGAGATTCTGTTCAAATAGAGGCCACAGCCCAAGAAGAAAAAGTTGAGTTTGTTCAATTAGCAGATTTAAAACGTGGGCGATTGGGTTctcttcctttgttttttctttttgggcctttatttttgtgttctctAGGTATGATTTTGGCCTTTCTTGACGATTTTTTCAAACCTGCACCACTGTTCCTTAAGGGAGATTCAACTTTTCCCGTGTGGAAAGTTTTGTGTATTAGTTGGCAAAGTATGACCAAAATCAATGCAATGGCAACTATTTCAACAGCAGTTGGCAAATGGTTCAAGGAAATTTAAGGAAAACTGTGGGATCATTTCTTCCATGGCCCCAATAAAAGTGGTTTTAAACTTTTGAATTTCTTGGCAAAATTTTCTCACTATTATCTAGTGcttgtcaatttttttctcaattgttGCTTAGTGTGGTCTACAATCTAAGAGAAGATGACAACTCTTTAGTTACCTATTGAAAAACACAACTAATTACACTACGTGGAATGTTTATTTGTATCTTATTATCATTTCCTTCATACCttagtcttatttatttatactttaatttcaattttttgcaTACAAATCTCATTTTTTGTACTTTCATCAAGTAATTTAGATCTTTTATTGCATTTTCAATGATGAAAATGAGGCGTTCAATTTAttgctttagttttttttttcttatcaaacttagaaaaatgttatttagACTTTTTTGGGgcaatttctttttttgctaAAGCAAATAGTTGAAATTAAAactaaagttataatttttaaaacgtTTAGTATTGCAAATGttttgttaaatatgaaaaacttttgcataaattaaaatagaattgatataaaaacaacattttcttgatttttatattaagtttttttttaaaatatgttatttaaataaatttagctAAATAGATATAGAAACTTTTACtgagcttaaaaaaaaaattgaaccaaaCATCACCTTCCAAATCCTATCTTGacttatttagaaaattattttatgttgaatgaaaaggaaaatttgctATGATACCAATTAGAAATTACATTGAACTTAATCTAAGTGGCTCAAGTGCATGATTAAATTTATATCGTATGGTTCGAACATATGAAACTTGTATACAAAGATAGAAAGAAATGTGAGTTAGGGTAAGAGGTAATGAGACCGTTGACcatatacaaaatatataaaaaatatcttggTATTAAATCACCCTAATGAAAACTCTATAATGCCGATACTCTTCTATGAAAATCATAACCTTcgtttttatttcaatttttagctAACGCCAAAAGTAAAGAAACATTCTTAATAAGGCCTAAACAAGAGataatttgaaaaaactttgaatGGAACATTTTAATTAAGATTGTTTGACTACTTCAATGTAAGACCATATTAAGTAATGTGACCTAAAAACTTAGGTTATTTTATAGTGGATTAGTAATGTATATTGAACTTCAAAATTAAGCattaaatcccttaaaaaatattttaagttattaaaactAGAGCCGTCTCTTCTCATGCCTTGCCTTCTCAAAAAGCATTTTATTATAAGCTAAATTTGTGTTGAGTAATCACATATGATAGAGATgtacaatataaaattttgtaatatcaTATGTTTTTACTATATGATGgagaaatatttcattttttaataatattaaaaataatttatttggattattCTCCACAAATATAATCTATACTTTCGAATAAAgtaaacattttaaaagtatttacaTCCTTTGAATAGTCGAACACcacaaaaaaacaataataatatttcacatttattctaaaaattaatctaaaaattattttttagaattaaaaaaattatttttaaaagcagttTTGAAACATGCTAATGAGATATAAAAGAATAACAAATAGATAAGTCTATAGATCTTATCTTTGGAacttattatattaatttgtaaaatgactcaaagattaaattaataataaaaaccaaaagtattcaaatatgaaaaataaaaaataaaaaaaccatctCAGGCAGCCGATGCTGGTGAAATTTTCTCAAGGCAACAACCAAAAAGCTCCATTTTTTCAAAGAAGTGAGacacccattttcttctttccacTGTCACACACCATGACTTTCTTCTCTTGGTCTCCCATTGCAGCTATTAAATATTACCCAAAACCCTTCCTTCCTcccaccttcttcttcttcttctatcccatTACAAAATTCAAATCTCTCAACCCGaagaaaccaaataaataaataaataaataaatcactaTCACCGATCACCAGTCCCACATGGGTGTTCCCCCACACCaccaaaacacccaaaagggggtcTCCATTAATCCTATCTTCAGGCCAAACAGAGGCATAACCAGGCTGGAAGAAGTAATAGAGAGTTGACTGAGAAGAGGATTTAGCTTTAcagagaaaaattatatatatatagttgtattATTAGGTTAGGTTGGACCGTCATCAATAAAGAAAGGGAAGTTAATTTGGAGACTTTTGATTTTTGAGAGTTGAATGGCTGTGAGACTGGTTGCGTACATGAGTTTGTGGCCACTTCTCATTCACACCATTTCATCAAAAGGGGTGTctctgattttgatttttctaggACTTTTCATTGGGCACCAAACATGGTTGGTCCCCTTAATTCTTGTGGGCAGCAGCATTAGGGTTTTGGGTGTCCTttgattgtgattttttttccacGTTCAAACAGATTTCTCTGAATTTCAAACCTTTTTGGACCGACAGATCAATTGCATTATAGTCTTATGCTGTGAAAAGTGCTTTCAGatttaaagtgtttttctaAGTAGAGTGAGAACAAAAAATCAAACTCCTCATTCATTGTCAATCAAATTGCAGCGTCCattcccattttctttcattctgtGGCTACTGTTCAAAgtttataaatacaaatatggGATAAACATCTGCTTTTATTGGGTGCTTTCaataattatgatttatttatgaaCGGACCATGAAAAAGTCAGATGTGTTCAACCTCCCAACTGGACTCGATCCAACATGTTGAACCTTATCTTTGTTTCCCGTGTTTAAAACGAGGATTGAAATTCGATTTGGGATTGAAGTATGAAGAGTAGTTTTCTTAACTTATTCTTTACaaagatattatatatttatgtaaaatataaaattttaaaaatattctttgtacttttaattgttattcaaaacattctaaaaaaaaaaaaacacataaaattgttctaaaaacattttttttaaaagaataatttctaaaaaatgaattattttctattgaaagtttgttaaatgtgtttttttaaatcaaaaaaattattttcaagaatttcaaatatGATGCTACTTTGAATGATATAGGTTATAACTTTCCATCTTTGAATGGTATAACTTAAGACTTTTGATATGATgctactttttttctttttcatttttttttcctgtccAAGTTTTTAGGAAGAAAAGTAAACGGGGGGATAGTCATTGTTCAATCTTGGGCGAGCTCATTGCACATCATATTTTAGCCCTATTTGGATAAGATGTGTTTATATTAACTTCTTATAGCTCAATAGCTATTTTCTAATCAACATCAAAACTATTGTAGCCATTTTGGATAATTTAGTTGAAAATTCTTATGATTTGAAAGAGCTCGATGTGAAACTTAATAGAATGTTAGTTTACTTAGAAAAATCTTCTTTAAATCAtgttgaaaactattttatacataatttataatatgaaaattgttatttgaaaattatgattccaacttcaattaaattaaattaaaataaacacaacattctttaaaaaactattaatttgaaattttcaatggaaaaaaaatacaaaggaaaaatataagaaaatatgaagaagaaaaatgtgataaaaacttatgagaattttcttttatttgataatcTACAAAGAAGTTGAGAGGAAGAATAGAATATTAAATTGTCTACGACTTcactttctccaatttttctttatatttagagaagaaaaatttataatattttcccttctgtttttgatttttttttctaccttttttGAGGCATTCAAACATAAGAAATTCACTTTATTtggtattaatattattttttaagaactaaaCATGGTATTGGAAAAGAGATTAATATAAAAGATTGAACTAAAAAAAGTTCATTAATATAATCACTttaaaatgtagaaaaaaaaagaagaagctaTCTTAATCAAAGATTTAATGCCATTGattactctttttcttcttttctatttagttgGAAATTAAGTATGATTAGCCCTTTTTGAATGGCCATGTGGTTGTGGATGCCTTAATCCACAGGCCGCAAAGTTGAAAATTGGGTGCATGGTTGGTTGGACCAAACGGTCAAAATTGAGGAACAGCCATGGACTTTAACAAGACAATTGGGCAATCACTTTGGACTTTATTGACACAATTTTACGTGTAACCTTGGCCATATAAAGATCCTTTTCACACTATTCAACTTCCATATGGTAAGAAGAAACCCTAGATTCAACTCTCTAATACGATAAACAgacccaaaaaaggaaaaaaaataaaattttcccttGATTGCTTTAATTTTATGACACTGTTTTTCCCAAGTTTGAGCAGACTTGCCTACCTATCAACGCAGCACCTTTTGTAGACCAGGCAATGGAGGACAGCTTAGGCAGCATGGTGCATGCATGCAGATTGaaactttcttcaaaacctATGTTCATTGTCAACCTAGTTGCACAATGGACCCCATTTGCTCCACAACTTGTCGCCTAATTAAATTGGACGTTCATGAGTTGCCCACTGTATCCCGTtgccttttttctttgatagtAGCCTCTACTTGTACTGAATACTGCTTTGGATTAATACTTGGCTTTGAGTAGAAGCTGGAAGGCAAGTGGGAGTGCCAAGATTTGTAAGGGTAATTTTGGTATTATGAAAGAAATACTTGTTGGTATAGATTAAAGAGAATTAATCACTAAATACCTTCGTCTAATCTCTTTCCCCTttgaataaaacataaatatgtcCTCTTCTTCTTTACTCTACTCCCACTCATGAAAACCCCAACCTTCTGTTATGTCAGGCTATGCCTACTATATAATTAGGCATTATTAATTTAtccctctttttattttttttgcgcTTCATGTTGAGTAAAAAAAACCAAGGAGGAAGATGAAGggggaaaaaaggaaaggaagagaGAAAGGGGAGGGGtgagatgaaaatgatgaaaacattTTTGCCTTTTCAAATTTGtgctttatttgaaaaaaaaaaaaggtgatggTGTAGAGATATTTGGTAGGggcatttaaaaattttcaattaaaaatgtGTTATAATAATACATATGTCAAACTTATTAagcctaaaattttaaatcaagagATAATGGATCAGTACTACTCGTCAAACTTATTTGAATTATAACTCATCTTATTTGAGTTTTGCATATGGACTTTACAAATGTTAGGAAACAAAAATATGGTATTTCGAGACCTTATATATAGTACCTCCTCTTAATTGTGTAGGttgttcaaaattcatttagacCCTGACTTAAAATTAACAATATCTATATAAAATGAAACATACTATTGTAAATGGTACTAGAGAAATTCATATAGATCTTAACATAAAAtgaacaatatttatataagatGAAATATACTATTATAAATAGTATTAAAGTGAATCATCATATTCAAGGTTCCGAGGCCACCTTTTATCATCAAtaaacttaaaagataaaaaacttCAATAATTATGAAGGGGTGAACAATGTATACTTAGTTAAACTATAActctataaatattatcattacTTTTATGctaaattatgttttatttttaatatcgaaaaaaaagtgaaatttatCTTTCAAAAAACTAGTTTGAATAATAACCAAATATTAGACTATCAAAATCATTTGGGTTTGCCAAAATTGTTGAAGTGGAGTCGTAGGAGTTACCATTAACCAATATGTTAGGTTAATCTCTAGACCAAGACTAGGGCTTAAGGTGGGATTGAGAGTACCTCTCTACTAGGAGTGGGTTGAATATTATCCTTTGGCAGTTGTGACATTTGGGACCatgtcaaattttatatttatcatgcCTCCAACTCATCCCACAGAACTTCAAATGAccaaatttgatattataatgCCTggaattcaaacaaaatttgaagTGATTAAGAAGATAAGATTAAGATTGGGGGTTGGATGGGTGGAAGAATGTGAGGATAGTTTCATcctttcatatatttatttttgtttagaaataaaaattaggagGTTTGAGGGGAAAACAAGGGGTATGTATGATTTGGTCGGTTCAATTTTGAgtattaaaatcaaattgaattgatttaattgattttcatgcattaagAACTGAATTAATAGAACTTAAAGAGAAAAACCATCGActcattttgatttaataacaataattaatttacGTTGATTTACTTTGTTATGGTTTAACAATAAAAccgtttttttattgtttatttggaccaaaataaaaagaaaactcatAATTGCAcattatagataaaaaaaacttaaataatattatttaataagttAGTTGATACCTTATTTGTTCCATGATCCGTGGGTCTACTAGAGCTATCCACTTCAATCAATTAGCCAAGATTTTGATTGGATACGAAATCACTTCAATCAATTAGCCAAAATTTTGATTAGATACAAAATCACTGGTACTTGATCTAGTGATCTTTTTATGAGGATTCTCTCTATTATTATAGGATTCCTATTCAAGATCATTGTAGTTCATTTTTGGGCGTGTATAGGATGCACAGCCACTTATAGGTGGTAGGGTAGAGTGGGTGGTGCCACTTAGATTGCAACTAATCTTCCTAATCTCGTGGGGGCCGGGCTTAGAGCACGTGAAGCTCAGTACTACCTCGTAAGGGTGTTGAGACCATAACATGTTACACGAAAGCACCGCTTTCTCTATAGTGTTGTCCCAAAGTTGCCCGCCTAGAAGAACCTCTCACTCTATAGTGTTGTcacaaattatattattaaaaactatttcaaattatattattataaccCAATGAGAGTAACAACTAAAGTTATAGTGTATGTTAATAATACTCAGTAGatcaatcatatatatataaaaaagctatgtagatattgtttggaATCATATCGGATATAAAAAGTGTGTATTAGATTAATAATATAACTAATAGATATTGTatattatagatatatataacttcctattgatttgatttattgtcaattttttaaatagaaatcaGAGACCGAACGGGTCTAGTTTggttttatatttagaaaatcaaaatctttaaaaattgattgattCAAAAATTTAGTTTACTTTGATGAGTTTTATAagtttaattagttttttgCACACACCCTTGGGTAAAACCATCTATAAATGTCAAGAACTTGAGTGGGTCAAGTGGACCCTGCTCAAGCCATCTTGGCTTGGGTTTGGGCTTTATCCGGCCTGTGCTTGGTCAAGGTGGGCTGTGGGCTGGGCTGGAAATTTAATTGCCAACCTAGCCTGGCTCAAGGCCCAACTTAGTTTGGTTTTCTGACTGGCCTTTTGGACCGggaattataattaattaattagaaaaaatattaaaaaaaaatgaaaaagaaaaagttaaacgTGGGagactttttgttttttaaaatagaaacttctatattttatatagtaactcttatattatattcttaaaaattactttctaaaCCACATATTTTTTAAGGTAAGTCTTGAAAAGTTTTTGCATTTTATGTAGAAATTATTACCATTTTTGGTtgtgtgtctttttttttttttttttttttaagtagaaAGCGTAGCTGCACTCCACCTAATTAGCTGATACGGTGTTGCATACTTGCACTAACACACTATTTAAGGGGTTATAAACAGCGTATCCATGATTTTTCTGAAGACAATCCTTTGCTATGGGCCTGGCTTGGTTTTGGACCAAAACTTTCAGGCGGAACGGGCCAAGCTTGTGGTCAATGGCCTAAATTTAGGCCCGAAAATAATCCTCCTTTTTGGGCTACTGTCCCGTCATGTTGATTGGGCTACTTAAGAGTTTTGACTCATCTAACTCAAGGTTTTAACTTCAAGGCACATTGGGTTGGACACCCAATTCAAAGTGTTACTGAGAGTATGGACAAGGGCTTAAGCCCAAATTCACACATTCATTTTGGATTGGACTTATCCTGATTAAACTCTAGCCCATCCAATCTGCAGCCTAATCCATCCATATCCGAGATCTAATGATAAGTACAATAACTATTTGGAAAAAATTTGTGGTACCAAATTGGCAACATATCAAACTTTTGATCTGAGTTGTTCAAAATGTATAGTATGAACCGTTAAATAAGCatgtaaataaatgaaatcaaaatataaaataatgcaaccaaaattaaaacagtaataagaaaaatatataaaataacgaCACTTATATAAGGTACAAAGTAATGAAGTTgtagttttaaataatatatcattt is from Vitis riparia cultivar Riparia Gloire de Montpellier isolate 1030 chromosome 10, EGFV_Vit.rip_1.0, whole genome shotgun sequence and encodes:
- the LOC117924203 gene encoding probable WRKY transcription factor 31; translation: MDKGWGLTLDSIAINSFLNKRSRGILESGPMLDMPVGDERREVDFFAEKTRNVSVKKENSHVDEAAITDLDVNTGLNLLTANAGSDQSTVEDENPDRENKRAKIEVAQLQVELERMNAENQKLRGMLNQVTNNYSTLQMHLVTLMQQQSQQNRGAESLQEHGSVGGKSDEKKHEVAGAVVPRQFIDLGPTATADTDEPSQSSSEERTRDLSGSPQNHQENGKRAGGEESPESETQGWVQNKASKLSPPKTIDQSAEATMRKARVSVRARSEAPMITDGCQWRKYGQKMAKGNPCPRAYYRCTMAVGCPVRKQVQRCAEDRSILITTYEGTHNHPLPPAAMAMASTTSAAANMLLSGSMSSADGLMNPNFLARTILPCSSNMATISASAPFPTVTLDLTHTPSPLQYQRPTSQFPVPFAAPAQSFPSAQTSPLPQVFSQALYNQSKFSGLQLSQDMESAHQAPPTLQQPQPASLADTVSAATAAITADPNFTAALAAAITSIIGGGAAHPNTTINSTSNATNSSNTNKISSFPTGN